Proteins from a single region of Leuconostoc gasicomitatum LMG 18811:
- the glmM gene encoding phosphoglucosamine mutase has protein sequence MSDIKLKYFGTDGVRGIANESLTPELAFRLGRTGGAILTQHAESHKKPVVIVGRDTRISGEMLQQAIVAGFLSVGIDVLSLGVITTPAVAFLVQNLEADAGVQITASHNPAADNGIKFFGNDGFKLSDELEYEIEQLLDAPTDTLPRPSAEGIGVVNNYPEGALRYMSFLQKTIPTDLVGMRVALDGANGATSGLLARLFADLNVEFVTMGTEPNGLNINDGVGSTHPEALAELVKANDVQAGLSFDGDGDRLIAVDENGEIVDGDKIVFIIGKFMNEQGRLKHHTVVSTIMSNIGFYKALKDNDMMSVQTAVGDRYVMEEMSKSDYNLGGEQSGHIIFRDWATTGDGLLTALQLLYVMKETGTKLSELAEAVQVYPQKLVNIKVGDKVAIQQNPAVVSKIAEVEAQMAGDGRVLVRPSGTESLIRVMAEAPTTELVERYVEMIADVVREQAMQ, from the coding sequence ATGTCAGATATTAAATTAAAATACTTTGGAACAGATGGTGTACGTGGTATTGCTAATGAGTCATTAACACCAGAATTAGCATTTCGTTTGGGACGTACGGGTGGCGCAATTTTAACACAGCATGCTGAAAGCCATAAAAAGCCAGTTGTTATTGTTGGACGAGATACAAGAATTTCTGGTGAAATGTTACAGCAAGCGATTGTTGCTGGCTTTTTGTCTGTCGGCATTGATGTTTTGAGTTTAGGCGTTATTACGACACCGGCAGTCGCGTTTTTAGTACAGAATTTGGAAGCAGATGCTGGTGTGCAAATTACAGCTTCACATAATCCTGCCGCAGATAATGGCATTAAATTTTTTGGTAATGATGGTTTTAAGTTATCAGACGAACTGGAATATGAGATTGAGCAGTTATTGGATGCACCAACAGATACATTGCCAAGACCTAGCGCTGAAGGAATTGGTGTCGTTAATAATTATCCTGAAGGTGCTTTACGGTATATGAGCTTCTTACAAAAAACAATTCCGACAGACCTTGTGGGTATGCGTGTGGCACTTGATGGTGCTAATGGGGCAACAAGTGGGTTATTAGCACGTCTATTTGCAGATTTAAACGTTGAATTTGTCACTATGGGAACAGAACCAAATGGTTTAAATATTAATGATGGCGTAGGATCAACTCATCCTGAAGCATTAGCCGAGCTTGTCAAAGCAAATGATGTACAAGCTGGTTTATCATTTGATGGTGATGGTGATCGATTGATTGCAGTCGATGAAAACGGCGAAATTGTTGATGGTGATAAAATTGTGTTTATCATTGGTAAATTTATGAATGAACAAGGAAGACTTAAACATCATACAGTTGTTTCGACAATTATGAGTAATATTGGTTTTTATAAAGCGCTGAAGGACAATGACATGATGAGCGTACAAACTGCCGTTGGTGATCGTTATGTTATGGAAGAAATGTCTAAATCGGACTATAATCTTGGTGGTGAGCAATCAGGGCATATCATTTTCCGCGACTGGGCTACAACTGGTGACGGGCTATTGACAGCCTTACAATTGTTGTATGTTATGAAGGAAACTGGTACAAAATTATCTGAGTTAGCGGAAGCAGTTCAAGTGTATCCTCAAAAATTAGTTAACATTAAAGTTGGCGATAAAGTCGCTATTCAACAAAATCCAGCTGTTGTTAGTAAAATTGCAGAGGTAGAGGCACAAATGGCCGGAGATGGTCGTGTACTCGTACGCCCTTCAGGTACAGAGTCATTGATTAGAGTAATGGCTGAAGCACCTACAACAGAGCTTGTTGAGCGTTATGTTGAAATGATTGCTGATGTTGTTCGTGAGCAGGCAATGCAATAA
- the rnc gene encoding ribonuclease III, protein MSQDSFKKYLLTEFNIQFNDDSLLQEALTQRNYLNEHQDESGRDYQRLEFLGDSVMQVSVAEYLFKRYPNWHEGQLTEMRIAMVQTRSFAHFSRVVHLNEGIRLGKGEEMSGARDRDSLLEDIWEAFIGALYLDQGLEAVSVFLDQTLFAAIDTDFFDRFIDFKSRLQEKLQKNGAVDIYYRTESEQPLAGNTQLFEASISVDDHELARGTGKSIKDAEKAAARTALKLLEDK, encoded by the coding sequence GTGTCACAAGACAGCTTTAAAAAATATTTATTAACAGAGTTCAATATTCAATTTAATGATGATTCACTGCTGCAAGAGGCCTTGACGCAACGTAATTATTTGAATGAACACCAAGACGAGTCAGGTCGTGATTATCAACGACTAGAATTTTTGGGTGATTCCGTTATGCAAGTTTCGGTAGCTGAATACCTGTTCAAGCGCTATCCTAATTGGCATGAAGGTCAGCTAACAGAAATGCGTATTGCAATGGTGCAAACTCGCTCTTTTGCGCACTTCTCACGTGTCGTGCACTTAAATGAAGGCATTCGTCTTGGAAAAGGTGAAGAAATGTCAGGCGCACGTGACCGTGATTCATTGTTGGAGGATATATGGGAGGCTTTTATTGGCGCCTTATATTTAGATCAAGGCCTTGAGGCTGTTAGTGTTTTTTTGGACCAAACGTTATTTGCAGCAATCGATACAGATTTTTTTGATCGCTTTATTGATTTCAAAAGTCGATTGCAAGAAAAACTTCAAAAAAATGGTGCGGTTGATATCTACTATCGTACCGAAAGTGAACAACCATTAGCAGGAAATACACAATTGTTTGAAGCTAGTATTTCAGTTGATGATCACGAATTGGCACGTGGTACGGGTAAATCGATTAAAGATGCCGAAAAGGCTGCTGCGCGTACTGCATTAAAACTATTGGAAGATAAGTAA